ATAGCAAAGGAAACATGGTCTATGTTAGGATTTAACTGGCCTTCTCAAGAGGATAACTCAGATTTTAGTGATTGGCTTAATAACATTTTTgagttattttcttttaattagtgCAGGACGATTGCCTGTGCTTTATGAGTGCTTTGGAATACAAGGAACAGATTTATACATGAAGGTGAACTTAAGTCTGGATATCAAACGACAGCTTTTATTAAGAACTACATCAGAGAACTGGATAGGTTGAGTTTGAGCTTACCAACGATGCGGGTTCTTATTAGTCGATGGGATGGCCCAACGGATCCTTGGGTAAAGATCAACTTTGATGCTGCTTTCAAAAAGGAATTAAAGGAGTCTTGTTCGGGTTTAGTAGCAAGGAACGCAAGGTCAGAAGTCATTTTTGCTAAAACAATATTTCATAAGAATATACCGTCTGCTTTTGCTGCTGAAGCGATGGCGTGCCTCCAGGCGATCCGTGTTGGGCTACTTCAAGGGCTGCGAAAGGTAAAAGTTAAAGGTGACTCCCGAACGGTTATTCGAAAACTGCAAGAGAAAGTCGATGACAGATCAGAAATCGAAGTTTTTATACAAGATTCAAAATATCTGAGTTTCGATTTTGAGTCCTGTGTTTTTCGATTTGTATCAAGAGAGGCAAACAAAGTGGCTCATCTTTTTGCTAAGGAGGGTTTATAGAAGAATGAGACAACTTATCTGCAGAATACACTCACTTCTAGTGTGGAAGAAGCTCTGAATGAAGATCGACGAAGGGTGAAGTCCTTGCGAGATTGATTTTAGTGGATTGCATCAGGAAAGTCTTTTGGAAGGTGAATAATGGGAGGTGAGAAAGAGAGAAACTCTTTTTTGAATTATCTAGGGAAATGATGGGCACTATTCAGCAATTAATGGAGGTCATCATTAAAGTAACGTTTTCCCAGATGCATTTTGATAGTTTTGAGAGATGGGTTGAATGGGAAACAGCTGGCTTGTAGAAGCCTCTAGAGCTTCCCATCTTTGCCAAGCTGGATCTTTTTTCATTTATCTTGTTTTCTGTTTTGGATTGGACTCTTAGGCCCGTGTTTAGTTGTTTCTGTTTTGTTTGGGTTTGGGTTTTTAGCCCGTTTGAATTGTTTTTCTGTTTCTTTTTGTACTAGGCTTGTTAGGCTTGGTCttgttattttgttttaataaagATCCAGACATTTTGcttcaaaaaaaaaagttgaattttTATCTTTCCATTCTACTCTAAAACTAAAACTAACAAAAATCTAACTCAAGAACATCATAGAAACACTATATTAAAACTTTTTCTCACTACtcttaaaaatgtcaaaataaaaaataatgaagataaaataaaaaattacttttCAATGGTTAAAAATCATAGATTAAAGTTAGAAAACAACTCACCTTAttggaaatataaaaattaaatcaagaaATCAAAAGTTCAACAACTCCTCCACTCCACCAAAGCTAGCCTAAaatgtaaagaaaagagaaagaaatttattgagtttctATCTTGAGAAATCTTATTTAAAAGGAAGAactttttgaaaaataatcttaCCTTATAATTTGATTCAATAGAAATCAAAGTGTTGAtttgaaaatgtcaaaataaatATAGAGTACTTAGAGagaattttgggaaaattaatattttgcaaAATAATGTGGGAAAACCATTCCCTCCATTAACTAACTCAAACATGGAATTTTGCTAATAAGGACTTGGATAAATACCAGTTAAGGACCTCTCCTTATCTAAGTGTTATTTTCTAGTTTTCTCACATTAATCACACTAACTTTTTCAACCTTACAATCTAGTCCATAGGCTTTAAATACTAATCAAATACTGATTCTAATTAATAACAATTAACCAATTAATAATCCTATAACTCACTATAGTGTCCATTCCCAAAAACGTCTCAATTTGATTTCATAGAATGACTCGATTTAAGAAAATATTCTTAAAATTGAATTTTTCGACACCAACAAAAATTGGATTGTTACATTTCAAGGATACCTAAGAATAATGTAGTTTAATAGATTTGGGTTTTAATAGCAATTGTTACACTTGGACCAATAAGCGAAGGGTAGGgagttaatatgaaaataaattgatAGATTTGGAGATTAGTTAACTAGTGTGTAAAACTTCCAAAGGCCATAGTTAAACTCTTAACCTGCATTGCATCTAATCATGCACCTATATAGGTGGACTTATATAGGGGCATTGCATCTAATCTTGCACCTATATAGGTGTACTTATATAGAGGTTAGGTTAACACTGGTGACAGAGGTAAGGGGAAATGAAAATAGTTTGAAGCTCTATAGACATGTGAAACGGGAAGCGAGAAATTATTCAAAAATCATGAACCAAGCTAGAGATCAATGATATTCAAAGAAAACTGGAAACTATTCGGCATGACCATTTAAGAATTTGGTATAATGTCAATATCAAGGATATATAACTATGAAATAGTAAGATGTATGAAGTGTTATACTCCTCGTCTTGCTTCACCTTACCTTATTGGAGACCTTGCCAAGTGTTCATCCTACCTAGGCCCAAAGCTCCGTCATGTCTCATTCGCCACTTGTAAGGCCTATCAACTTGTTACCATGTAATTTTAAAGGCTTACCGAAGTGACACATAACTCAAAAGATCTACCTAAGCAGACATGTTAATAAGACCACATGACTTACCGTATAAACATAAATAAGAAGAAACTTGTTTAGCATCAGGTATATATAATCTCCTACTCACTAGAAGAAGGGAGGGCTCTCTTACTAAGCAAGGCTTTCAAACCCCAGAGTGAAAACTTCCTATCATTCATCTAGTCATATCCCCTTCATTCTTTGCATTTCTCCCTTCCCACTTAAGTTACATCAACACAGAAATTAACAAATTTCAAACGATGCCATTATTTAATCTATATTTATAAATGCTTTAACAAAACTTGCAATTAACCCTACAAAACACCTTGCTTACGCAAAAATTACAAGTAGATCATAAACCCCCAAAACTAGACATTATCAAATGATGAAAAAGCAATTCTTCCCAGCTTGGTCATTACTAAGAATGCCTTATATTTAACCTTCAAACCTTACCACAAACAACCTTCAAACCCAGGTAGAAGGCATCAAACAAAAATTACAATCATTACAACATGTTAAAATAAATGATGTAAAGTGGGCACTCTCTTCAAATAATTCTCTAGCCCTAAACATTGCAATTGAATGCTTGTCACTCACCTTCAGACCTCTTAAAGAGAAATACAATTGAATAGGAGCTCTTTAAAAACATCTCTTACGATACAATAATTATATGGATATGATGGATACCAATGTAGAGATTTCTTGATGATTCTCACAGATCGTACGAGAACTTAGTACTAATCTTTACCGAGCATATCTATACATACCTTCAAACAACTAGCTTGCCAAACTTCTTGACTAAtcattcaatttttaaaaatcttGCTAATATTCTTATTAGTAAGCAAAACAAAGGCAATCAATTACCGACCCAATAGCCTATTTAGTATCTAGAACATCCAAAATAATATCATTCGAAGGATCCTAACAGTAAAGATCAACAAGCTTATTTTGCAACTAGTGTTTATCTACCCTCCTAATGGGTGTATGAGAGCTACTTCATGCTAGTAAACATTCACTTAGCTCAGAGAGACATAAATGGACCGAAGATGTAGTAGACAACCTTAATCTTCAGATCTCTACCTCATAAGACTTCTCAAACACCTATGTATCATCAAACCGAAAAGATTGTTGAGTACCAGTAATAGAGCGTTGGCTGTCAACCATCCTTGTATCAAGAACAAAGGGCAATGATCGGATTTTATGAAAGGGAGATGATGTACGAAACTCAAGAAACATGGACTAACATTCTTCGATTGCTACACTTTGTGAAGTCATTCTTGAATAGAAGCATACAAAATGCATCCATACCTTCAACTAAACCAAGAAACCATGAATCCAATATCACTTAGTCCATTATTGTTTGAAGCTTGACTAACATCCTCAATAGGGGTTGAATTATGCAAACTACTGCCCTTTTTCTCATGGGACCacattaattcattaaaatcaccAAGGTCCCCAGGGCAAAAAAGAACGATGACTTAATTAAGATAATAATTCCCACTATTCCTTTTTGTGCCTCTCCTCAGGTTTGCTGTAAAAGCTAGTAAAGCGCCACTTACCATAGCTACAAGAATAAACAATCTCAACATCAATATACAGGTCATAACTCAAAAAGTATAGAAACGCActcatttttttttaatatcgtacatatttcatatgttattattaatttaaattttaaatacgtGACTTTTACAAATACGAACAATAGAATTTTTAGTATATATTTTACCAAACATAtacttttattaaatatttactttgagaaaataaactttattaaatattaaaatattttaaatacaatAAATTTATCCCATCAATTTAACCTTTTTTTAATTAAGCAAATCCTAAGACGACACATATCCTAAATTGAGGAATCCTACCAAAAAAAACCAAGAACTGGAAAATGAAAccaaaaactaatatttatttggGTGTATGTATATCCCACATCAAACCGTTTCAGTAacaccatctttcttttttttctaaatATAAACCTAACAATATATAAAGTCtaaatataagaaaataattaaaacgaATGAAAAACTAAACTAACAAAACCAAGAGTCTAAAAAATTtctcaattaattaaaaatgaaaatacaaAAGAATCCCATCTTCATTGATCCTCTACTTCCTCCTTCCATGGCAGGCGCAGCTCTCTTGATCATCTTCTCTTTAATCGTCATCTCCGTACGTTCTTATGCAGACACTCGACTCGACCTTGTTGCCCGTTCATGCGAGACGACCACGGTGCAGAACAAGGATGATTACTTGAAGAATTACGAGTCCATCCTTCAAAAGATGGAACCGGAGATGTATCGTAACAAGTTTGCGTTTAATGAAGCCGGAAAGCCGCCTGATAAAATTTACGTGTTATCGCAGTGCATGAATGATCTCTCGAGCGTTGAATGCGCCCAATGCTTTGCGAGGATCAGTAATATTTTACCGGCTTGTTTCCCGACCACCGGTGGTCGTGTTTATCTTGATGGTTGCTTTATAAGGGCTAACAATTATAGTTTCTATAGGGAAGTCACTGCAGATGGTGATATCAATGTGAGTTtctttacatatatatttttctctctttttttgccATAACCTTGAAAAATAATGCTTAATAACTTGCTATAATGTGTTCTCAGTTCATATATTTGTTAATTGTGGTTCGTTTGATTTATAACATGTTATTAAATTTCCTGTTTGGGGATTGAATGGAAGGTAGAGATGCAGCGATGATGTCGACACCAACGAAGATTTCAAGATGGTATTGAGAGACATGTTGCCCAGGATGGTTCACAAGGCTCCCGACAAAAAAGGGTTTGCCTTGTTCCAAGAGTCGAGGAATGGGACCACGGTTCATGGGATGGCTCAGTGCTGGAAAATCTTGGATAAGGAAATGTGCTCCTCTTGTCTCGCCGATGCCGTCGACCTCGTCTTCCGGTGCGTGCCCTCTAAAGAAGGTCGTGCGCTCAATGCTGGCTGCTTTTTGCGTTATTCCACTTATGATTTCGGTCATGACACCAATGCTGGTGCAGTCCGATGTTAGTTTCATTTGCCTTTTGCCTTTTgatcttctttttctcttttaaatACGCACAGTCCTTTTAATTAGGTTCATTTGTGTTTTGTAGATGCCATAATATCGTTCATAATTTACATCTTTTTAACGGCTGTGGTCTGCACATTGGCCGTTGCCATTGGACTGCGTTTGGGGAAAATGGCTTACAAACAGATGAATCCTCGACGTGAATGGAAAGGTAAGGTTACCTACAAATATTGCCATCCCTCATTTGAGAAGGGATTGTTTTAATTTCTCCTTAAATTTGGCTTTTACACGCAGGGAAAGAGGTGGACCTGGCCGCACTAGATCAGGCCATGAAATTCTTGCAGTTCAAATTTTCAACACTAGAGAAAGCAACTGATTGCTTCAATGAAGCTAACAAGCTTGGCTCTGGAGGATATGGTGAAGTATTTAAGGTATACGCTATGATTTCTGTTTCAGTTTTACAAAAAGAAAATTGATTCCTAAGTTGATCAATGTATTGAGGTGTGAAATCTGAAAATTTGTACTGTAGGGAACATTACCAGATGGAAGAGAAATTGCAGTAAAACGATTATATGTAAATGGAAGGAATCGAAGTAGAGAAATATACAATGAGATGGATGTTATCAGTAAAGCCCAACATAAAAACTTGGTTCGTTGCCTTGGCGGTTGCTTTACCATTATTGAGAATTTCCTCGTCTATGAATACCTTGCTAACAAAAGCCTCGACGGCATCTTATTTGGTAAGCTACAAATGTGAGTGTTGTCTAATATGGATTGAAAAGAATATCCAAATTCAACACTCACGTGCCTGAATCCCAATTACTACAATTAATTCATTCAATAAGCTCAATACTAAAACAAAATGGTGACTGTTTTGATGGCCCCTGGAAGAAAGATCCTGAGAAGAAGAAAGAGTTGGATTGGGGAAAAAGGCAGAAAATAATTATGGGAACAGCCGAAGGTTTGGAATATCTACACAAAGGCTGCGAAGTTCGGATCATTCATCGAGACATCAAGGCCAGTAACATCTTGTTGGACATCAAATTTCGACCCAAAATCGCGGATTTTGGCCTCGCCAGGCTCTGTTCCCGCGATTCCGATAGGATATCCCTCGTCAACAACACTGTGGCCGGTACTTTGTAAGTCGTCTTTCTCATCACATTCGAAGCTTATTCGCAATAAGGTGTAACTAATGCAACTTTTTGATTGAATTTTTGTAGCGGATACATGGCTCCCGAATACATAGCCAAAGGAAGATTAACTGAAAAAGTGGATGTTTATAGTTTTGGAGTTCTAATGCTTGAAATCATCAGTGGAGTTAAAAACACCAAAATCGAATCCGACAATTATTTCGAAACCTTGGTGACTGATGTAATCAtaatatcgcatctttcttacattctttctcctttcttttcatctaaatattttttggttgttaaaaatatgaaattcTTCGACCCAAATCTTTTTTAGGGAACTTTCCCATCCGTTGTAAAATTTCTATCAGAAATATTAGAAAAATTGCCGATGACAACCAATCCTATAAAAATTGCCGATGACAACCAATCCTATCTCTTGTAgtgaatataatatttaatattgaTTTCCAGGCATGGAGGCATTTTCAATCAAACACAACAACAAAAATCATCGATGAAAGCTTGAATTCGGAGGATCAAATTGAAGAAATAAAGAGACAAATCCAACTGGGTTTGCTGTGCACACAAGCGGAGCCAACTTTAAGACCAAATATGTCCAAGGTTCTTCAGATTTTAAGACATAAAGACATGGATTTGCCTTCCCCGACTAAACCTCCATTTTTGGATGAATCTCTTATTTTATCTGCTTCTAGCTTCAATACTCTTCCATCAAAATCCCAGACCAATATTAATTTTCCAGAAAAATCCCAAACCAATGATAATTTACATAGACATGATCAACAAGATTATTCTAATTTGTAATTACGGCCATTTCCTTgttaattagttttttttttcttttttttttggttttggtttaTAGCTTTGAAGTTTTGAGTGGATGTATATAGTTTGTTTGTTTAGGATTTTGAAGTTTtcgtttaaatgaaatgaaaaatatttaatgaatagataattttatatattaaataattattccacctcgttattttgtaattttttgttTGAACAATCGTATTCTTTTTCATAGGAAGCATATTTTACATTCATAATTacacacaaaataataaaaatttgatgaaTTTAAAAAAGTAAAAGAACAAATAAATTAGGAGAGAAAAGAACTATGATAATATAGGAATGTTTACAATGTTTTtcctaaatttatatttatagaaataaGAAGTATAGATGAAATAAAATTTTACTTCTAATGAATATTAAACTCCAAAAATACATTAAATATATAGTTATCTTAATAGACATCCACTCAATAATAAATCATTCATAACACTTTCCATTGGATATTTATTGGTAGATAATATGCCTCTTAAAATTGTAACGACCGATTTCTAGGTTCCAAAATGTTTCGtgttcataaatattaaatagtatagaaatatattaaaatt
The Gossypium arboreum isolate Shixiya-1 chromosome 10, ASM2569848v2, whole genome shotgun sequence genome window above contains:
- the LOC108487786 gene encoding cysteine-rich receptor-like protein kinase 46, producing MKIQKNPIFIDPLLPPSMAGAALLIIFSLIVISVRSYADTRLDLVARSCETTTVQNKDDYLKNYESILQKMEPEMYRNKFAFNEAGKPPDKIYVLSQCMNDLSSVECAQCFARISNILPACFPTTGGRVYLDGCFIRANNYSFYREVTADGDINRCSDDVDTNEDFKMVLRDMLPRMVHKAPDKKGFALFQESRNGTTVHGMAQCWKILDKEMCSSCLADAVDLVFRCVPSKEGRALNAGCFLRYSTYDFGHDTNAGAVHLCFVDAIISFIIYIFLTAVVCTLAVAIGLRLGKMAYKQMNPRREWKGKEVDLAALDQAMKFLQFKFSTLEKATDCFNEANKLGSGGYGEVFKGTLPDGREIAVKRLYVNGRNRSREIYNEMDVISKAQHKNLVRCLGGCFTIIENFLVYEYLANKSLDGILFDPEKKKELDWGKRQKIIMGTAEGLEYLHKGCEVRIIHRDIKASNILLDIKFRPKIADFGLARLCSRDSDRISLVNNTVAGTFGYMAPEYIAKGRLTEKVDVYSFGVLMLEIISGVKNTKIESDNYFETLVTDAWRHFQSNTTTKIIDESLNSEDQIEEIKRQIQLGLLCTQAEPTLRPNMSKVLQILRHKDMDLPSPTKPPFLDESLILSASSFNTLPSKSQTNINFPEKSQTNDNLHRHDQQDYSNL